One part of the Lycium ferocissimum isolate CSIRO_LF1 chromosome 8, AGI_CSIRO_Lferr_CH_V1, whole genome shotgun sequence genome encodes these proteins:
- the LOC132067809 gene encoding uncharacterized protein LOC132067809, which yields MDFYTYFNIFGTLNSLCFVYVFFSLLFIGFCGLLPCFPCSLTLINCKFHFQMNNTFILSFIKLTITMQIIRFISALLICFSLFMLYPFSSAAPLLDHEVKVTIPSSPRKLKFNEQPNVKSNGDKMNLVPFNTAKQASLTGKEHEPEGAKWVHARKGTRQEWIEGKDTSEFFTMDYHWVRRRRPIHNKSIRP from the exons atGGATTTTTACACCTACTTTAATATTTTTGGAACTCTGAATAGTTTGTGCTTTGTGTAtgtctttttctctcttcttttcatTGGATTCTGTGGGCTTTTACCTTGCTTTCCTTGTTCTTTGACTCTTATAAATTGCAAGTTTCATTTCCAAATGAATAACACTTTCATTTTAAGTTTCATCAAATTAACCATAACTATGCAAATCATCAGATTCATCTCTGCTCTACTCATTTGTTTCTCATTGTTCATGTTATATCCATTTTCATCTGCTGCTCCACTGTTAG ATCATGAAGTGAAGGTGACTATACCTTCAAGTCCTAGGAAGCTGAAGTTCAACGAACAGCCAAAT GTGAAAAGCAATGGAGATAAAATGAATTTGGTCCCATTCAACACTGCAAAACAAGCTTCATTAACAG GTAAAGAACATGAGCCAGAAGGTGCAAAATGGGTGCATGCAAGAAAAGGAACAAGGCAAGAATGGATTGAAGGGAAAGATACATCTGAGTTCTTTACAATGGACTATCATTGGGTTAGAAGACGACGTCCCATACATAACAAGTCTATTCGCCCATGA